In the genome of Capra hircus breed San Clemente chromosome 5, ASM170441v1, whole genome shotgun sequence, one region contains:
- the BAIAP2L2 gene encoding brain-specific angiogenesis inhibitor 1-associated protein 2-like protein 2, producing MAPEMDQFYRSTMAIYKSILEQFNPALENLVYLGNNYLRAFHALSEAAEVYFNAIQKIGEQALQSSTSQILGEILVQMSDTQRHLNSDLEVVVQTFHGDLLQHIEKNTKLDMQFIRDSRQHYEMEYRHRAASLEKSMSQLWRMERKRDKNAREMKESVNRLHAQMQAFVSESQRAAELEEKRRYRFLAEKHLLLSNTFLQFFGRARGMLQNRVLLWKEQSEASRSPSRAHSPGLLGPVLGPPYPSGRLTPTRLDMPQRALGEFGSPRSRHGSGSYGPEPAEARSASQLEPDHRRSLPRTPSASSLYSSSTQRSRSNSFGERPGGGGGGGGGGGGARRVRALVSHSEGANHTLLRFSAGDVVEVLVPEAQNGWLYGKLEGSSSSGWFPEAYVKPLEELPMNPMNPRSPVNELPSRSYPLRGSHSLDDLLDRPGNSTASSDYWDGQSRSRTPSRVPSRTPSPAPTPSSSSRRSSVGSMGVASDAKKLASWEQQPPELFPRGTNPFATVKLRPTVTNDRSAPLIR from the exons ATGGCCCCCGAGATGGACCAGTTCTACAGGTCCACCATGGCCATCTACAAG AGCATCCTGGAGCAGTTCAACCCCGCCCTGGAGAACCTGGTGTACCTGGGGAACAACTACCTCCGGGCCTTCCACG CTCTGTCTGAGGCGGCCGAGGTGTACTTCAACGCCATCCAGAAGATTGGGGAGCAGGCCCTGCAGAGCTCCACCTCGCAGATTCTGG GTGAGATCTTGGTGCAGATGTCCGACACCCAGCGGCACTTGAACTCTGACCTGGAGGTGGTG GTGCAGACATTCCATGGAGACCTCCTGCAGCACATAGAGAAGAACACCAAGCTGGACATGCAGTTCATCAGA GACAGCCGCCAGCACTACGAGATGGAGTACCGCCACCGAGCTGCcagcctggagaagagcatgtcCCAGCTGTGGCGAATGGAGCGCAAGAGGGACAAGAACGCTCGGGAGATGAAG GAGAGTGTGAACCGGCTGCACGCGCAGATGCAGGCCTTCGTGTCTGAGAGTCAGCGGGCCGCTGAACTGGAGGAGAAGCGGCGCTACCGCTTCCTGGCCGAGAAGCACCTGCTGCTTTCCAACACCTTCCTGCAGTTTTTTGGCCGG GCCCGGGGGATGCTCCAGAACCGCGTGCTGCTGTGGAAGGAGCAGTCGGAGGCCAGCCGCAGCCCGTCGCGCGCCCACTCCCCGGGCCTGCTGGGCCCCGTGCTGGGGCCGCCCTACCCCTCGGGCCGCCTGACGCCCACCCGCCTGGACATG CCCCAGAGGGCCCTGGGAGAGTTCGGCTCCCCCCGCAGCCGGCACGGCTCCGGCTCCTACGGCCCCGAGCCCGCCGAGGCGAGGTCCGCGTCCCAGCTGGAGCCAGACCACCGCCGGTCCCTGCCCCGGACGCCGTCCGCCT CCTCGCTCTACAGCAGCAGCACCCAGCGCTCGCGCTCCAACTCCTTCGGCGAGCGCCCGGGcggtgggggcggtgggggcggcggcggcggcggcgcccggAGAGTCCGCGCCCTGGTCTCGCACTCGGAGGGCGCCAACCACACGCTGCTGCGCTTCTCGGCCGGAGACGTCGTGGAGGTGCTGGTGCCTGAAGCCCAGAACGGCTGGCTCTATGGCAAGCTGGAGGGCTCATCCTC AAGCGGCTGGTTCCCTGAGGCCTATGTGAAGCCTTTGGAAGAGCTGCCCATGAATCCCATGAACCCCAGGAGCCCTGTGAATGAGCTGCCTTCCAG GTCCTACCCGCTCCGGGGTAGCCACAGTCTTGATGACCTCCTGGACCGGCCGGGCAACTCCACAGCATCTTCGGACTACTGGGATGGCCAGTCCCGCTCCCGAACCCCAAGCCGCGTCCCGAGTCGCACCCCCAGCCCTGCGCCTACACCCTCGTCCAGCAGCCGCCGGAGTAGTGTGGGCAGCATGGGGGTGGCCAGTGACGCCAAG AAACTTGCGTCCTGGGAGCAGCAACCCCCAGAGCTCTTCCCTCG GGGTACGAACCCCTTTGCTACTGTAAAACTGCGTCCTACCGTCACCAATGACCGCTCGGCGCCCCTCATCCGCTGA